A window of Babylonia areolata isolate BAREFJ2019XMU chromosome 2, ASM4173473v1, whole genome shotgun sequence contains these coding sequences:
- the LOC143300252 gene encoding cation-dependent mannose-6-phosphate receptor-like codes for MLRYWSSVVCAVSLVGPWMGGPGGGGGGGRGVWGLTCVGQGPCGCAFDDGSGAIDVSSLGNTDSTPRFADVRGKDNFLYSYNPCYPFSEGNCTDAAVCQVGNGTQSYRQIGDAKPVQWLNSTQAYLLLQALSETAASSWGESMKKSYANVSVTAYYEHVEQLPQFVIRESFVTFVCDPVAKVPLLEATGGDGTHTTFFFRLTTQCACPNGCVRGTSGSSSLSAGSVFLIVFFVVLFVYLTGGVLINRICHQATGLEMVPNINFWRSLLGHAQDGCLFVTCQFHKTKETYTEVS; via the exons ATGCTGCGATACTGGTCAAGCGTAGTGTGTGCGGTCAGCCTGGTTGGACCCTGGATGGGAGGgccgggtggtggtggcggaggtggaaggggggtgtgggggctgacgTGTGTGGGGCAGGGTCCCTGTGGCTGTGCCTTTGATGACGGCTCTGGAGCCATTGACGTCAGCAGCCTGGGGAACACGGACAGTACTCCCAG GTTTGCAGACGTCCGTGGAAAAGACAACTTCCTCTATTCTTACAACCCGTGTTACCCTTTCTCAGAGGGAAACTGCACAGACGCcgct gtgTGCCAGGTTGGTAACGGTACACAAAGCTACAGGCAGATCGGAGACGCCAAACCAGTGCAATGGCTCAATAGCACACAGGCCTATCTGCTACTGCAGGCTTTATCAG AAACAGCAGCTTCCAGCTGGGGGGAAAGCATGAAAAAATCCTATGCAAACGTCAGCGTCACGGCCTACTACGAACACGTGGAGCAGCTGCCCCAGTTCGTGATTCG AGAATCGTTCGTGACCTTCGTGTGTGACCCAGTGGCGAAGGTTCCGCTGCTGGAGGCTACTGGTGGGGATGGCACGCACACAACATTC tttttcagGTTAACAACACAGTGCGCGTGCCCAAACGGCTGTGTCAGAGGCACTTCCGGCTCCAGCAGTTTGAGTGCGGGAAGTGTTTTCCTTATCGT GTTTTTCGTGGTGCTGTTCGTGTACCTGACAGGAGGCGTGCTGATCAATCGCATCTGTCATCAGGCTACTGGCCTGGAGATGGTGCCCAACATCAACTTCTGGCGCTCACTGCTTGGCCATGCCCAG GATGGCTGCCTGTTTGTCACCTGCCAGTTCCACAAAACCAAGGAGACTTACACGGAGGTGAGCTGA